Proteins from a single region of Nerophis ophidion isolate RoL-2023_Sa linkage group LG08, RoL_Noph_v1.0, whole genome shotgun sequence:
- the tnrc6ba gene encoding trinucleotide repeat-containing gene 6B protein isoform X3, whose translation MEDKKRKKEEKRKREASQKGTEQKNKDLTKQVPAQPPATQSSSANPSPGPTPSASPSPATSGPGSAATQSQGGNNAKRLAVANGQPTSNPGSSSNTGSTSVTGNGNVSSGGAAQAPQQQPRYMPREVPPRFRCQQDHKVLLKRGQPPLSSMLLGGGGGGEGPNANIAAVSESGTATSSLALTSSVAASTTTSNYANSMWGASLGIQASSQGREKVIVDGNDLEEWPSIAGNDGGGGGGASLTVAGVGNNNGMPVNSTSASGNQSSSTSLFSLPNECMPSSSSVAWGTTASQGHLGGGNAVVTTEPVLQQSSSLSKASAVPRSHDASGLADVNSRIPGANFNPNANPSAWPALVQQDGSAVAGEGGSPSFHQQSPEGTLSANNSASVGLKAGSVGGHQTLSVNQSSTNQHQLHQMQSRDRELGGSKWDSESAGPKIAGEEVVVAAIGCVGINVGDHNHASSWRGQPSYPASNSKTGASRTDGWESGTGYRAAEGDNGTSNRGFPGPSRGANAWGSSGTGGNDSQTMVSQGGWGTSGVAKEKGMSSVEWGESSSATGGANPGGEVTGGASSSNSSSSECSTAGNPVTSAPTATNRAWDNQKGEVETGEWSEGGAQGGSSGGNSRSERESYGNRHRHQPPDTEAALENLLSRSDLDPRVLSNTGWGQTQIRQNTTWDIDQVEHNKSALSSALSKHPASLGNSSQYSSGSRALIGDSNGPGVIPPLVSSGGSSGEGWETSSSSSSSGGASLSGRGPPSSGPNISKLGVAQSSPVGVTCAGVGSGSLGHNQQGKASGWGGGGMGAVDNQEAKGWGNEEWRTNRGNGGSWGGPVQQGNPVSTGWGGNEDRGAGKWNEMGGEGQGSGWGSGQKVGSGRNWGEKESKSNSNRGGWEDEPKNRGGNSGGDSGVGGWGNWEEDAPRRTWGAGGGGSGAGSIGTGSKSHQNWSGGNKMMPNSHSGSITGLQAQLQQQQSQARNQPTQLQQALDQGAMQRGGGRKPVSQVQNQSSGWTSGPIPAGHGLGGSGSEPSGWEEPSPHSLSRKNEIDDGTSAWGDPNHYNYKPVNLWDKNSTPTGQQPHDLGQTQQQGPPVQQQQRPAQQHQGPPVQQPQGHPVQQLSRPATGLGGSRDFNSGHGQGKTAAAMGPSGWGGTPPASPAVDNGTDAWGKPTDSPSGWGDPNDAGGKTGWGNPSLNPIKSAPKSMQDGWGDKEGSMTASRHSSWEDEEEGGSMWNSTSSQGSGSSWGQGSNGGWGQSHTVKKPSNKGPLKVGGGDSWMSPINRQFSNMGLLNEDPSGSNIDLAPGSLQEKKMDMEKRNLGMMDYNGDMRKGGRGGGSMAYRSPVSKEAAPGDAVSFYDKGGHSLLGSSGGMSQTRHQPNVPPINQSPGIRAQVPHQFLSPQVPGSLLKQMPPPSSSVGGVGVAGVGGGVFPPQLSPQHIAMLSSIYPPHIQFQLACQLLLQQQQQPQQQQHLLQNQRKFPPNVRQQGDPQQLARIMAVLQQQRQQQQVGSLGGSVKLSPSHHGGNGAKLPGVDSLPYQSLAGCVAELHQKTHGPYASLDPSGSVVGGPGGMKDMGVQQSRFKWMMEGHSSPDTSSPENAFLKNGPVTPMKMPGGSPYLHYDMVVGDPQGNANWHRTPGNKMSTKQPTTPSWPPEFQPGVPWKGIDRVDPESDPYMTPGSMMGNTVSPGLNDTEHQLLQDNTDSIPPLNTLLPSPGAWPYSASDPLNNAHNSAKYTDYKIGWPPEPIGHKSWKASRGSSQSQLSRFPPGLASQKQLSPTPWSGNAPRLASRGWGSGSGITGSGWSDGSSRESCWLVLSNLTPQIDGSTLRTICMQHGPLLTFHLGLTQGTALIRYGSKQEAAKAQSALHMCVLGNTTILAEFVSEEDVARYIAHSQAAVSGNGGTTPTSSTVGTNGSGTTCKLGGAVGSSSSNGGGEGGSTQGTALPGAAGHSESPWQSLDSTSRSSDQSTPPAPGLGIFTQWSTNSGGVGGAADVEAGRQGLWGGMSGAGYPGSSLWGSPALEDRHQMGSPASLLPGDLLGGGGD comes from the exons ATGGAAGAcaagaaaaggaaaaaagaagaaaaaaggaaaaGGGAAGCCTCGCAGAAG GGCACAGAACAAAAGAACAAAG ACTTGACCAAGCAGGTGCCTGCCCAGCCTCCTGCAACTCAGAGCAGCTCAGCCAACCCCAGCCCTGGACCCACCCCCTCTGCTTCCCCGTCCCCAGCCACCTCAGGCCCTGGCAGTGCTGCCACCCAGTCACAGGGTGGTAACAATGCCAAGCGCCTTGCAGTGGCCAACGGACAGCCCACCTCCAACCCCGGTTCTTCCTCCAACACAGGCAGCACAAGTGTTACTGGGAACGGGAATGTAAGTAGCGGAGGTGCGGCCCAGGCACCTCAGCAGCAACCTCGCTATATGCCAAGAGAAGTGCCGCCACGATTCCGCTGCCAGCAGGACCATAAAGTGCTACTGAAAAGGGGTCAGCCGCCACTGTCCTCTATGCTGCTGGGAGGGGGTGGAGGAGGAGAAGGCCCAAATGCAAACATAGCTGCTGTCTCAG AGTCTGGTACAGCTACCTCCTCATTGGCTCTCACCTCATCAGTTGCTGCTTCAACCACTACTTCTAATTATGCAAATTCCATGTGGGGGGCAAGTTTAGGCATCCAGGCCTCCTCTCAGGGCAGGGAGAAGGTGATTGTAGATGGGAACGACCTGGAAGAGTGGCCCAGTATCGCTGGCAatgatggaggaggaggaggaggagcttctCTTACTGTGGCTGGAGTAGGCAACAACAACGGAATGCCTGTGAACAGCACTAGTGCCTCTGGCAACCAATCCTCATCCACTTCCTTGTTCTCTTTGCCCAATGAATGTATGCCGTCGTCCAGTAGTGTGGCATGGGGGACGACTGCCTCCCAGGGCCATCTTGGAGGAGGAAATGCAGTAGTTACAACCGAGCCTGTGTTACAACAGTCCTCCTCACTTTCCAAAGCCTCTGCTGTGCCAAGAAGCCATGATGCCAGTGGCCTCGCTGACGTCAACAGCAGAATTCCAGGTGCCAACTTTAATCCAAATGCCAATCCTTCGGCCTGGCCTGCCCTGGTGCAACAGGATGGGTCTGCTGTTGCAGGTGAAGGAGGTTCGCCTTCCTTCCATCAGCAAAGCCCTGAAGGGACTTTATCTGCCAACAATTCTGCTTCCGTAGGGCTAAAGGCTGGGTCGGTTGGAGGCCACCAAACTTTGTCTGTGAATCAATCAAGCACCAATCAGCACCAACTTCACCAAATGCAATCCAGAGACAGAGAGTTGGGAGGGAGTAAGTGGGACAGCGAATCAGCGGGACCAAAAATTGCGGGAGAGGAAGTGGTTGTGGCAGCAATCGGATGTGTTGGGATAAATGTTGGAGACCACAATCATGCTTCCTCATGGAGGGGCCAGCCCTCTTACCCTGCATCTAATTCCAAAACGGGTGCCTCAAGGACTGATGGATGGGAGAGTGGCACGGGATACAGAGCTGCTGAGGGGGATAATGGGACTTCAAATCGGGGTTTTCCAGGGCCCTCTCGTGGGGCTAATGCGTGGGGTAGTTCTGGAACTGGGGGAAACGATAGTCAAACTATGGTATCTCAGGGAGGGTGGGGGACATCGGGAGTAGCAAAGGAGAAAGGGATGTCTAGTGTTGAATGGGGTGAGAGTTCTTCTGCTACTGGTGGAGCAAATCCTGGAGGAGAAGTCACAGGAGGTGCCAGCAGCAGTAACAGCAGCAGCAGTGAATGCAGCACAGCTGGCAATCCTGTCACCTCAGCACCTACTGCTACGAACAGAGCTTGGGACAATCAGAAGGGGGAGGTTGAAACGGGGGAGTGGAGTGAGGGAGGAGCACAGGGAGGGTCCAGTGGTGGCAATTCTAGAAGTGAAAGGGAATCTTACGGAAATCGTCATCGACATCAGCCACCTGATACTGAAGCTGCCTTAGAGAACCTTCTAAGCCGGTCTGATCTTGATCCACGAGTCCTATCAAACACAGGCTGGGGCCAAACGCAGATCCGGCAAAACACAACTTGGGATATTGATCAAGTCGAACATAATAAGAGTGCACTTTCATCAGCTTTGTCAAAACACCCAGCTTCTCTGGGAAATTCTTCGCAGTATTCCTCTGGCTCGAGAGCCTTAATTGGTGATTCTAATGGTCCAGGTGTTATTCCTCCCTTGGTTTCATCTGGTGGCTCCTCTGGAGAGGGCTGGGAGAccagcagcagcagtagcagcagcGGTGGGGCCTCCTTATCTGGGAGAGGTCCACCTTCTTCAGGCCCCAACATAAGTAAACTCGGCGTTGCGCAGTCTAGTCCAGTAGGTGTAACATGTGCAGGTGTTGGGTCAGGATCACTAGGACATAACCAGCAAGGGAAGGCTTCAGGCTGGGGTGGAGGAGGAATGGGGGCTGTAGATAATCAGGAAGCCAAAGGTTGGGGTAATGAGGAATGGAGAACCAATAGAGGAAATGGAGGCAGCTGGGGTGGTCCTGTGCAACAAGGCAACCCTGTGAGTACAGGCTGGGGAGGGAATGAAGATAGAGGAGCAGGCAAGTGGAATGAAATGGGAGGGGAAGGACAAGGAAGTGGGTGGGGGTCAGGGCAGAAGGTTGGTTCGGGTAGGAACTGGGGTGAAAAAGAGTCTAAATCAAATAGTAACAGGGGAGGATGGGAAGATGAACCGAAGAACAGAGGAGGGAACTCAGGTGGGGATTCAGGGGTGGGTGGTTGGGGAAACTGGGAAGAGGATGCTCCACGGAGAACCTGGGGCGCGGGGGGTGGAGGGAGTGGAGCAGGATCAATCGGTACTGGGTCCAAATCCCATCAAAATTGGAGTGGAGGAAATAAAATGATGCCAAACAGCCATTCTGGCTCCATCACAGGCCTACAGGCACAACTGCAACAGCAACAATCACAAGCCCGCAATCAGCCTACGCAGCTGCAGCAAGCATTGGACCAAGGGGCTATGCAACGGGGTGGTGGGAGAAAACCAGTCTCCCAAGTCCAGAACCAAAGCTCCGGCTGGACATCAGGGCCCATCCCTGCTGGGCATGGATTAGGTGGAAGTGGATCGGAACCAAGTGGTTGGGAGGAACCCTCACCACATTCGTTAAGCAGGAAAAACGAGATAGATGATGGAACATCAGCATGGGGCGACCCAAACCATTACAACTACAAGCCGGTTAACCTGTGGGACAAGAACAGCACTCCTACTGGTCAGCAACCACACGATTTGGGGCAAACGCAACAGCAAGGACCTCCAGTACAGCAACAGCAAAGACCTGCACAGCAACATCAAGGACCTCCAGTACAGCAACCGCAAGGACATCCAGTACAACAGCTGAGTAGACCGGCTACAGGACTTGGAGGCAGCAGAGACTTCAACTCTGGACATGGACAAGGAAAAACTGCTGCTGCAATGG GCCCGTCGGGTTGGGGCGGTACACCTCCAGCTAGTCCTGCTGTTGACAATGGCACAGATGCTTGGGGTAAACCTACTGATTCCCCTTCTGGCTGGGGGGACCCTAATGATGCAGGGGGGAAAACAGGCTGGGGGAACCCCTCTCTCAATCCCATCAAATCTG CGCCAAAGTCTATGCAAGACGGTTGGGGTGACAAAGAGGGCTCTATGACGGCTTCACGACACTCTAGCTGGGAGGATGAAGAGGAGGGCGGGAGCATGTGGAACAGCACCAGCTCCCAGGGCAGTGGGTCGTCTTGGGGACAGGGTAGCAATGGAGGCTGGGGGCAGAGCCACACTGTCAAGAAGCCTAGCAACAAG GGTCCACTAAAAGTTGGCGGGGGAGACTCCTGGATGAGCCCCATCAACAGACAATTTTCCAATATGGGGCTTCTG AATGAGGATCCTAGTGGTTCAAACATTGACCTGGCTCCAGGTTCCCTCCAGGAGAAAAAGATGGATATGGAAAAAAGAAACTTGGGAATGATGGATTACAATGGAGACATGAGGAAAGGAGGAAGAGGGGGCGGGAGCATGGCTTATCGTTCACCTGTTTCCAAAGAGGCAGCACCTGGGGATGCTGTTTCTTTCTATGACAAG GGTGGCCACAGTCTCCTTGGTAGTAGTGGAGGGATGTCTCAGACCAGACACCAGCCCAATGTTCCTCCCATAAACCAGTCCCCAGGGATACGAGCACAAGTGCCTCATCAGTTCCTGTCACCACAG GTGCCAGGGTCCTTGCTTAAGCAGATGCCCCCTCCTAGCAGTAGCGTCGGTGGTGTGGGAGTGGCGGGAGTTGGTGGTGGTGTCTTTCCACCACAGCTGTCCCCCCAGCATATTGCCATGCTCAGCAGCATCTACCCACCGCACATCCAGTTTCAATTG GCATGTCAGCTCCTCCTCCAACAGCAACAACAGCCACAACAGCAGCAGCACCTGTTGCAAAACCAGAGGAAGTTCCCACCAAATGTGCGGCAGCAAGGTGACCCCCAACAG CTGGCCAGAATCATGGCAGTGCTCCAGCAACAGCGCCAGCAGCAACAGGTCGGGAGCTTAGGTGGCAGTGTCAAACTTTCTCCCTCCCACCATGGTGGAAACGGTGCCAAATTACCCGGGGTTGACTCCTTGCCCTACCAAAGCCTGGCAGGGTGTGTGGCTGAACTCCACCAGAAAACACATGGACCCTATGCTA GTCTGGACCCCAGTGGCTCTGTGGTTGGGGGGCCTGGAGGAATGAAGGACATGGGGGTTCAACAGTCTCGTTTCAAATGGATGATGGAGGGACACTCTTCTCCTGACACCTCCTCACCTGAAAATGCATTCCTCAAAAATG GCCCTGTGACCCCCATGAAGATGCCGGGGGGCTCTCCCTACTTGCATTACGACATGGTAGTTGGAGATCCGCAGGGTAACGCTAACTGGCATCGCACGCCTGGCAACAAGATGAGTACCAAGCAGCCTACCACACCCAGCTGGCCCCCCG AATTTCAACCTGGTGTTCCCTGGAAGGGAATAGATCGTGTTGACCCCGAATCTGACCCCTACATGACCCCAGGAAGCATGATGGGAAACACTGTGTCTCCCGGCCTCAATGACACTGAGCACCAGTTGTTACAAGACAATACTG ATTCCATCCCCCCCCTCAACACCTTACTGCCTTCACCTGGTGCCTGGCCCTACAGTGCCTCAGATCCCCTCAACAACGCACACAACTCAG CAAAGTACACAGACTATAAGATTGGGTGGCCCCCCGAGCCCATTGGCCACAAGTCCTGGAAAGCCAGTCGTGGCAGCAGCCAGTCACAGCTGTCCCGCTTTCCTCCAGGCTTAGCCAGTCAAAAGCAGCTTTCGCCTACCCCATGGTCAGGCAACGCACCCAGACTGGCAAGTAGAGGCTGGGGCAGCGGTTCGGGCATTACTG GCTCGGGCTGGAGTGACGGCAGTTCTCGGGAAAGCTGCTGGTTGGTGCTCAGTAATCTAACACCACAG ATTGATGGCTCTACGCTTCGAACCATATGCATGCAGCATGGTCCCCTGCTAACCTTTCACCTTGGCCTGACCCAGGGCACTGCTCTCATCCGCTATGGCTCCAAACAAGAAGCAGCCAAGGCCCAGAGCGCCCTCCACAT